A portion of the Rubritalea squalenifaciens DSM 18772 genome contains these proteins:
- a CDS encoding portal protein, producing the protein MEESSKARQLIAEHEARAGERTAWDTRWQRVQEWFTPHRAHVMDRQDPPGNVYRSRIHDTKGISSANVLAQGHMSYITPMNEQWFAFATSVRESGSEQHKSWFKECTEVAIRMLSQSNFYTVINSVFRDRSTLGTGCLFLNKGKSKPLNFQYVEIGTYTVAEDEDGVVNTLSRELEYTVMQAADKFGKDQLGAKLRSVYEQAMAGDSRELTSKYRFIHVVQPNREHDPGKLDSRAYLSHYICCTDEQVVEEGGFYEFPFLVTRYERWGNHPWGFSPAYNAMPNVLSANFMKKILKLLGETAALPRVLELADQKHNVDMRAGGRTVVSEKAAAMGFPREWGTGGSFQAGQFLIEQEHEQIEMFFHVPLFQMFAQLQKQMTATEVAARESEKLLMFAPSFVQFVSDMEPLMQRMFSLLLREDYFPPAPEGLARETGEEGLVALDTPVIEYQSKLALAIKQLETMGLDRVMQRAAMIAQYDPGVLDNFDFDGMVRDMARNEGFPERWLVKLEEMEQLREQRAQAQQQAEQMAQMGQAAEAVGKAGIDPAQAIQAML; encoded by the coding sequence ATGGAGGAGAGTAGCAAAGCTCGGCAATTGATAGCAGAGCATGAGGCGAGGGCCGGCGAGCGTACGGCATGGGACACCCGCTGGCAGCGCGTGCAGGAGTGGTTCACCCCGCACCGCGCGCATGTCATGGACAGGCAGGATCCGCCGGGCAATGTGTACCGCTCGCGCATCCACGATACCAAGGGCATCAGCTCCGCCAATGTACTGGCGCAGGGGCACATGTCCTACATCACGCCGATGAATGAGCAGTGGTTCGCCTTTGCCACCTCAGTCAGGGAGTCCGGCAGTGAGCAGCACAAGTCGTGGTTCAAGGAATGCACGGAGGTAGCCATCCGCATGCTTAGCCAGAGTAATTTCTACACGGTGATCAATAGCGTCTTCCGCGACCGCTCCACCCTGGGCACCGGCTGCCTTTTCCTCAACAAGGGGAAGAGCAAGCCGCTGAACTTCCAGTACGTGGAGATCGGCACCTACACCGTGGCGGAGGATGAGGACGGCGTGGTGAATACGCTCTCGCGCGAGCTGGAGTACACCGTCATGCAGGCGGCGGACAAGTTCGGCAAGGACCAGCTGGGCGCCAAGCTGCGTAGCGTGTATGAGCAGGCCATGGCGGGGGACTCCCGTGAGCTGACCAGCAAGTACCGCTTCATCCACGTGGTCCAGCCTAACAGGGAGCACGATCCGGGCAAGCTGGACAGCCGCGCCTACCTCTCCCACTACATCTGCTGCACGGATGAGCAGGTGGTGGAGGAGGGGGGCTTCTACGAGTTTCCCTTCCTGGTCACCCGCTACGAGCGCTGGGGGAATCATCCCTGGGGCTTCTCCCCCGCCTACAATGCCATGCCAAATGTGCTCTCGGCGAACTTCATGAAGAAGATCCTCAAGCTGCTGGGCGAGACAGCGGCGCTGCCCCGCGTGCTGGAGCTGGCGGACCAGAAGCACAATGTGGACATGCGCGCCGGCGGCCGCACCGTGGTCTCTGAGAAGGCCGCGGCCATGGGATTCCCGCGTGAGTGGGGCACCGGCGGCAGCTTCCAGGCCGGGCAGTTCCTTATCGAGCAGGAGCACGAGCAGATCGAGATGTTCTTCCACGTGCCTTTGTTCCAGATGTTTGCCCAGCTGCAGAAGCAGATGACAGCCACGGAGGTGGCGGCGCGGGAGTCGGAGAAGCTGCTCATGTTCGCCCCTTCCTTCGTGCAGTTTGTCTCGGACATGGAGCCGCTGATGCAGCGCATGTTCAGCCTGCTGCTGCGGGAGGACTACTTCCCGCCGGCGCCGGAGGGACTGGCGCGCGAGACGGGAGAGGAGGGCCTGGTGGCGCTGGATACCCCGGTCATCGAGTACCAGTCCAAGCTGGCGCTCGCCATCAAGCAGCTGGAGACCATGGGCCTGGATCGCGTGATGCAGCGCGCCGCCATGATCGCCCAGTATGACCCCGGTGTGTTAGATAACTTTGATTTCGATGGCATGGTGCGCGACATGGCGCGCAATGAGGGCTTCCCGGAGCGCTGGCTCGTCAAGCTGGAGGAAATGGAGCAGCTGCGCGAGCAGCGCGCCCAGGCCCAGCAGCAGGCAGAGCAGATGGCCCAGATGGGGCAGGCGGCGGAAGCCGTGGGCAAGGCGGGGATCGATCCCGCCCAGGCCATCCAGGCCATGCTCTAG